ATTAGAATGAAAATCACCAAATCTACCAAATCAGAATAAGAATCatcaaattaaaacataaaaataaaaaataaaatcaacagaTTAAACATGAAAATCCCTAAAGTCGATAATCATACCAAAACCCCAACATTATTTATGTCATAAGAAACATATACCAACAAATCTAAACAAAatggaaatgaaaatgaaaagaatAAGTTAGGGATAAAGAGATTTACCTTGTGAACCATCATTGATGATCAATCGGTCTTCTAATAGCTCCTACAACAAAAATCAAGATTTATCAAACCCTAACAACAATGAAAGAGAAATAGTTTAAGAGAGTTATTTTTTTCCATCTCCTCGAAAATATCTACCGACGAAATGTTACAATTCACACGTCGTTATAGAAGTCAAACAAAGTCAGACAAAAACGATTTTTTTGACTTAGTCAAGTACACGTTGAACGTGTCGTTCTATAAGTCAATCAAAGTCATGCTACAACAATGCTTTGACTTTGGTCAGAGACACGTTCAATATGTAGTCCTTTCCCAATATTTTTTCTTGTGTCGTTTCATTATGTCCCAAATAGCCCTTTTCCACTAgtgcaccccttttagggatgatgtatttgtaaaccaaatgattattgtatatgtatcattcgaGAGAAGttgttgtatatatatttctgagcggggctagttttgggttaagttttgtagcagatttattaattgattgtttaagtaaatgatttagatttttagtgcctcttatttagttaatctcttggattattcAGCTCTAGCTTTGGGGTGCTACAGTTTCGGTTGTGATTTCTACTATCAAAGGAGGAAACTTGCATTGCGCTTCAGCAATAGTAAATCACTCTTGGGGGCGTCTTGATTATAATTTCTACAAACAACAAATGAAATCGTTTATTTGGTTCGCCAACAATATATATCACTCTTGAGGGTGAATTTTATCATTCGATATCAATAAAAAAGGGAAAATGAACTTCTTAACCccacaacaagttggaggttaagagagGGTGATGTTTGTACCATGAATAAAATTGCCACATATTGGGCAATTTTATTGTTTTGGGCCACTATTCAGCTGCCACCAGCGTACCCACTAAAATGTCTACCAGCAAGTCCAGTGCCCTGTGAAGTCAATGTCAGGTCAATGGTCAAGGTCAACACACCCGGTCAATGGTCAAGGTCAACTTTCGAAGCCGAGTTGCCAGTCGCGCTTCTAATCAGTTTCTAGTTAAGTACTATGTCGCACTGCTAGACAACATCCATCCATACTGCCATCCCATTAGGCCAGCCAGTCCAATCTGCCAGCAGAGCGAATTAGTacagggaggcatgcagggaagtttcatgcagggcagtttcatgcagaattgattcCAGAAGGCATGCAAggaagtttcatgcagaattgattcCAAGAGGCATGCAAggtagtttcatgcagaattgattccatgaggcatgcagggcagtttcatgcagaattgataCCAGAGGCATACATGGAGATTAATGCCATTTaaatttatctcgaaattaggtgttcaattgtataaatagggaCGCCCTGATTGAAAAAAAAAGGTGGGGGGGAGCTAAGAAAGAATAAATCCACTGTAATTCTAAtatcaataaaacatcactccccaaggggattcatccATGGAcgtaggcaaaccatgccgaaccacatTAAATTCGTGTCTCTCATCTTTATGCTATTTCATGTTTTTAACCTGTTTTTCTCATCAACACCAGTTTAATCGTTTTTTGTGTCtagaaatatttctgggtacaaacagGTTGAATCATCCTCCCTCTTACAATCTTTTCCCTTTCTATAAGCGCTAGTTCCTGTTAATAAAgtctttgttttcaaaaaaataagattTGGGAAGAGATGGAAGAATTGGGTTGAAGAGACTTCTTAGAACATTATTTTCTCTTGAACTGACTCCTGTCAAGATTCTCATTTATGGGAATTTCATGTAACAGTGAGTTGGTACATTATGAGAATCTTGAAAATTCTCTAAGTTTAATAATTAAAAACCAACCGAAAAACTACAAACAAACATCTCAAAGACTCAAACAATGAACAAACTCtagaaccaacaaaaaaaatccaaagaAAGTAAACATCCACTATCGATTacagttcaaaaataaaataactttcCAATTGTTGATGAATGAATCAAGATTACAACCTTTCAACTTGTCATCGGTGCGAGCCCCTAGTAAACTTGCATTTTAACCTGATTGATGACTTCACCTACATTAGCAGAATCGTTTACAAAGATTATAACATATTCTTGGTCTTCTATTATCGTCCAACAAATGACAGCTGGGATAAGAGGCCATAACTTTTAACTAATAGGGTGAATTGCTTCACATCTCCATCCATTGATTATCAAGTCTACCCAAATCCGGTAAAACCCAAAGAGCGACATCCCTTATACCGTAGTTCCAAATCAAATCTAAAGAAAAGAGTGGagaacattttttatttttgttgatacaAAAAGAAATTTACTATGCATCACAAGAGATCAGTTACAGTAGGGAGTTCACTGTAAACTAGAGCTTGAACAGCATGATTGAAATCTCCATGATACTTCTTATATATACCCAATGATTGCAACTACTTAAAAAATTTAATATCAAGGATATACCCTGATTTCTCCAATGAACATAATAAGACCTACAACCGTTAGTGTAAAGTATAACTAACACCTTGGGCTATCATTCTCGGCCTCGGGTATGCAAATCAAATTAAGGAAAATGTTACCATTGTAAGTTGACTTTGACTTCGACATTCACCTTGACTTTGTCCGTTGTGATTAGAGGTGTAAATCGGGTTGTGCCAGCACGAACATCCCAGCACAACACGCTAAAATCTGAGCTCAGTCCAGCCCAGCACGGCCCAGCACGTTAGTTTCGTGGGCTATGCTGGGTTAGCCTAAGCGGCACAGCACACACTGCACGCGGCATGAATAAGCACGTGGCCCAGCCCaacacaacacgttaagaaagcacgtcacagCATGCACAGGTACACCATataacatggcataatacatcacatttagtgtatatttcacaaaagagtcactaTTCTAGCTAATTTTTGACATATTATGCtgacttatttttataacaacacatatcaTACCttgtatttggaaaatatatttcaatatccttgttataatgtcgttacctatatttgactagaacattaatttacatgacaatgatccaattttatatttgatggtctatttctttttattgaataaacttgttaattttacttgaaataatttcaaataataTGTTGTCTACTTAAATTCTCGTGTTAGTGTCCGACTTAATGTATAACACGTGTACCAGCACGgcacgacacaacacgtttattcGTGTGTTATGCTCGGATTGTGAtgtgcctagcttttgactagcacagcacggcacaacacaTTTAAATCGTTGTCACGGCACAACACGACATGGCACGTAAAGCACGCGACTTCATGTGTGTTGTGTGTGGGGccgacacgttttacacctctagttGTGATATATGCAAATTGAAAAGTTGTGAGCAGCAGCAAAACAGATTAAAAGAAATCCCCGTGAAAATAAGCTCAAAACAAAATTACCCAGATGAAACACGGCATATACATATGGAATGAAATGTTTTACTTGAACAAGCTAATTTTCACAGGGATCcactttaataaaaacaaaaataatccaTTACTTCTCGCCCCAAATTTCTAGTCTCTTAGATAAGGAACAAGTTGTTGTCCCTCTATCAGACTAAATGGAGATTGTTTGATTCAAGTTGTGAAAATCTGATAAAAAACTGAAAGAATATTGGATGATTTTCTAACGCAAGGCGCATGCAAGGATACTAATCAACGGATATTCTAAAACAAACACACTCAAATTGTGTATTGTCTTCGACTATACACGCTAGATGTGTAAAAGTCGactcaagaaaagaaaaataaataaaaatgctcaagtatcccttttttttttgtggtcAGATCTCCAAAATCAACCTTTGAATGATCACTTTTTGTGTAAGGAATTCGTGTTATCCAACAATTTATTTCTCATTTTTGACACTGACTCAATCAGCGGGCCCTTACGCCCTTGGAGTGCTCAATCAGAGGCGCTTAAATAAAAAACCGTTGTGTCATTGTGTTTGGCTGGTTGTGGTAGTTCCCTGACCTTCGTCATCGCGTTACGCTTGTTGCCACTTCAACAAAACTAGAGTTATTACGATGAAAGCTTTCCCACAAATCTTTGATTTTTTCTAACAAGTGGAGTATCCCACTTGAACAGGACCAACCAGAAGGGCTAAAGCTGTTGGAATTCCTGTTATGAGGAAAAGAACCCAAAGCTATCCAAATTGAGACTAGTTGAGAAAAACATGGGGCTGGGTCTGCACAGCTCTGTTGGTTCCCAAACCATGCTTGTTCTATTCTTGTAATTTTGTCACTCTCCCGTACAGTTAAGATTGCTCTTGAAATATCAGGGACCAAAGGTGATCCTCTTGGAAATACCTGTGGAATATGTAAAGAGAGAAAGACATATAAGTACCTGACAAAAATAGAGAAGCCCATTGAAAAAAAAGGAAGCAGGTATTATAGAGAGAGGTATGAGCTGCTCAAGAGTCCTCCAGTGCAGTCCTAGGATGCTAGCAAGGGGATCAGATTAAAAAAACACTATGAAGGGGCAAAGTCATAAGAGTTTATGTGAAAATAGACATAAATATGCTTTAGAGCTTAGTTGGAAAGTGGTGCAACAGGCTTTGCTCTTTCCCCAATAGTTTTTGGGGTATTCTAGTGGTGATCTCTGTGGGGTCGAAACAACATAACAACCCGTAGGGTTGCATGTCTAATGATTTTACGTACAAAGAGTCAATCGGAGTTTCATCCTGTGCAATAAAACAGAAACAAACTTATGATGAGGGATTGGGGTGGCGAGTGCGAGGGACTTACAAAACCAAATCCTTCTGTCTTGTAAGTTGGTCCAACCAAGGCAAATTGATGACAATATTTTGCAAGGAATAGTCTGTTATAAGGTGCTTCACCAAAACCAGCAACAATACGATCCTCCTTATTTCTCAATTCTGTGAAAGCTTCCTTTAAATCTTCAGTAGAGATGTAGGGTTTCAGATTAGCCTCCTCAAATCCCATGCCCCGCAACATCGTGTATATAAATGTTCCATCTAGGTAACCGACATTTTGGTGATTTTTTATTAGTTCATGTACGTCTGTGACAGTAGGTTCAAGCCGGTGAACTGTTAACATTGATGTCAAACTTGCTGTGTAACTTGAACTTAGTATGAGGAAAACAAATACCCATATGACCACAACAACTTTAGCCATACCGTTGTGCACCCTTTGCTCTGAAACATAAGTAGCTGTCTTTAGCCTTGAATTCATTAGCAAATATGAAAGAAACCaaatgaaaatataaaaaatatcgagagaaaaaaaaagagagaaagagaaaataaaagtaTGAGTTTAGAAACATAAGAGAAAAATAACCAAATTAACATTTAAAATTTACAATTGATAGAAAAAGTCGAAGAGATATTACGATCAGCAAAAGCAGGTGTGGTAAAAAAGAACCAGAACATCGTTTCTAGTTGATGCAGAATTCTCCCCTGAAAAGCTGGATTTTGGTCATGTTCCAGCATCCAAGTCACGAACCcggtaaagataaaaaataaaacacTCACTCCCCAGAGTTGTGCATTCAAAGGCTTAAATAATATCCATGGATTATTGCTCGTGCCCTCCTTCAGCGGAACAATCATCGAAAACCCAGATGGGGTATAAGGTAATGTAAATTCGACGTAGGCCGATCTATTTGCACTAATTGTTATATATCCAACTATAGCGTCGTAATTCTGTTACACAAATCCAAGAGCACAAAAGGGATTAGCTAGTATATTAGCAAATTATATCTGACCTGACAACGACTGTGCAGCGTGGGCTATTTggtattgtgaagaagaaaatttaaaaaagaaCAGTAATGATACAAACCTGTGCATAAACTTGATATACTAGGTCATCGTAAGTTCCGGCAGTGGTACCATCAGCTTTTTCGAAGGGAACAAATTCATATGGAACCGGATAGGGCAGCATCTCTAATGCAGCTTTGAACACATCTATGCAGTATCCAGTTACATAAGTGGAATTGTTGAAACTACTATTCCTTGTAACTCTTACAAATTCAGTAAAACCCTCTTTTACTGGAACACCAATCCTTAATTTTTTTCCCACTTCTGGAAACACCCAACCTTTTGGAACAACAGTAGATTCTCCAGGCCATATAATAGCGCGCAAATTATCTTTAGGCGCCGGGAAATCTTTAGCTCTAGTAGTAATCAAACTGCCTGAGTCACGTAAAATACCATTCGATGTTGTCCAAATGCCAATTTCTCTACCCCCGTTTCCAATCACATTAAGTATTTGGAAGGCGTTCGATTGCAATTCCCGGTTGATGAGATTGAAATCCCCACTTAGGCCATTAAAGTTTGTCTCGCGAAGTAACTGCAAAAGCATAGGACCTATCTGGGGAACACTTGATGTTGTCAGCGCAGCGGGAAATACTGTTTGTGGTTCCAACAGGCTTGATGAATTTGTTATCTCAAGTCTCTCCAACACATTTGCTAGTGCCCGAATTGTATCATAAGCTCTTAAACCAAAAATGTTCAGTTCGACGTTCTCCATATGTGGATTATATTGTGCGAACTTCTTTTTCCATCGAGCTTGAAATTCGCCAAACTCTATTGACCTAGGAATATATGGCCTTACGCCCAAGACTCCCTGCATAGAATCAATAACAGAAGAATTGAAAGAGCCCAAGATATTACTTAACCCATCTGTAATGATCCATGCATACCCTTCACTCATCATCCCAATCATTTTCGCCTTTTGAAAAACACGTATTCCAAGGGATGGTGTCATGTGCACAACAAATACTCTAGTCTTCATTGCCATCAATTTGTATAGTGCTTTTAGAATTTCACCATCAGTAGTTGCGGGGGAAATTACGCTCCTGTAAGGAACTTTGGTATCGATGGCTTGGAATGCATCGGTTAAGTATGGTATGACTCCTCTTCCATACTCCGTGTCTTCGTATATGGGTACAACATCTCTCCATCCAAATGTTTTCACTAAATCATAAATCACATTTACTTGAGCCAAGTCGCTTTGTGTTGTTCGAAAGAAATAAGGGTTTCGAGAGGTAGAAACCGTAGGACTTGTGGCGGTAAAGGAAATGACAGGAACCCGAGCTTTGTTTCCGAGATCAGCCATGATAATAGCTTGTAATGATGTTAATGGTCCTATGATTGCTTGAACTCCAACATTTTTTATCAGATCATTAGCTGTTACatgtagaagaaaaagaatatcaATCTAAAGAAAACAATTCCCAAGAGAATTATGCGTAGACGGCTTTTAGTTATCGATCTTATAAAATTGGATTCACACTTTCATTTGGTCAAGAAAATCCATGATAAAACTGTGAGAAAAGGTCAGTGACTTTGTAAGTCTTAATAGGTGCCTGTTCTGGTTCGTATGCAACCGCTAGGTGACATTTCTAGATAGTTTAGCACCCAACTAGACTAAAAAATCTATGGAATCATTTTATTATACTTAAATTACAGAGAAAGTAAGCTAATATATCTAGAACTTCCATAGAGAAACATGGGAAGATCGCAAAGATGATGCATGGTGAGAAGAGGGAAGCTGTACATACCTTGAGAAGCTGCATGAGAAATATCCCTACGGGAATCTCTAGTGTGGAGAACCAGCTTTCTCTTATGAGTATCATTTGTAGAAGAATAAAAGTCAGAGAGAGCCATAGACATGGATGTCAACCCAATCTTTGATACTAAGCTATCAAAATCGAGAACAACCCCTACTTTGAACTCATTATTATCATCAACAGTATCTGTTGTATTTTGTCCCATCGCTAGTACCATTTCATGACGATGTGTTAACATAATactgaagaaaataaagaaaaacaaaacatgcATTAAAACTCTATTTTGCTTAAGATCACAAATTGgttttgtcttcatcatcttaaCAGTGATGGGAATTCTTTACTATCAACTTATCCATTTACAGATAGAAGCATTATCTTTATAGGCTGTTGTCCCCAATGGAAGTAGTCAGTATATAGATATATTATGCACAAGACTTGCCAGGAGATCGTACTGAATCAACCTTATTTCTTACCTCCCGAAATATTGCAGTTTAGATTTCAAATGTCCCTAAATGGATAAAAATCGACTCTTATCAACCAAGAATAATACTGGGAGTAACAATTTAAAAAGTCTTAGAGAATGTACAATAGGGCGTTCTTAGAATTACATCTCATATTAGACCAGTGTTGAAAGTCAGTTGTATATTTTCATGGTTGGACTACAAAGTGCAAAATCTAATTTGAATACTTCAAAGGGGTGGGGTGATTAGTAAACGTTTGGAGCATAATTGGCTTAGAATTGTAGTATCTTAACATTACTTGAACTTCCAACAGCA
Above is a genomic segment from Papaver somniferum cultivar HN1 chromosome 10, ASM357369v1, whole genome shotgun sequence containing:
- the LOC113316552 gene encoding glutamate receptor 2.7-like, which translates into the protein MGQNTTDTVDDNNEFKVGVVLDFDSLVSKIGLTSMSMALSDFYSSTNDTHKRKLVLHTRDSRRDISHAASQANDLIKNVGVQAIIGPLTSLQAIIMADLGNKARVPVISFTATSPTVSTSRNPYFFRTTQSDLAQVNVIYDLVKTFGWRDVVPIYEDTEYGRGVIPYLTDAFQAIDTKVPYRSVISPATTDGEILKALYKLMAMKTRVFVVHMTPSLGIRVFQKAKMIGMMSEGYAWIITDGLSNILGSFNSSVIDSMQGVLGVRPYIPRSIEFGEFQARWKKKFAQYNPHMENVELNIFGLRAYDTIRALANVLERLEITNSSSLLEPQTVFPAALTTSSVPQIGPMLLQLLRETNFNGLSGDFNLINRELQSNAFQILNVIGNGGREIGIWTTSNGILRDSGSLITTRAKDFPAPKDNLRAIIWPGESTVVPKGWVFPEVGKKLRIGVPVKEGFTEFVRVTRNSSFNNSTYVTGYCIDVFKAALEMLPYPVPYEFVPFEKADGTTAGTYDDLVYQVYAQNYDAIVGYITISANRSAYVEFTLPYTPSGFSMIVPLKEGTSNNPWILFKPLNAQLWGVSVLFFIFTGLKTATYVSEQRVHNGMAKVVVVIWVFVFLILSSSYTASLTSMLTVHRLEPTVTDVHELIKNHQNVGYLDGTFIYTMLRGMGFEEANLKPYISTEDLKEAFTELRNKEDRIVAGFGEAPYNRLFLAKYCHQFALVGPTYKTEGFGFVFPRGSPLVPDISRAILTVRESDKITRIEQAWFGNQQSCADPAPCFSQLVSIWIALGSFPHNRNSNSFSPSGWSCSSGILHLLEKIKDLWESFHRNNSSFVEVATSVTR